Proteins encoded in a region of the Vibrio ponticus genome:
- a CDS encoding Hsp70 family protein, with protein MEHQQTTESVATEQTHPAFSVGIDLGTTHCVMSFLDTRNEDAQVEVMAIPQLTAPGTVETRSQLGSFLYQPHEHEMDASSRVLPWSTEPKALVGAIARNLGSKTPIRLIASAKSWLCHGGVNRRDAFLPAGSPEEVEKVSPLRATELYLEHLTAAWNHAHPNDPLQEQDVTITVPASFDPAARDLTAEAARNVGLAHLTLLEEPQAALYNWIDNSGDKWREQVVVGDIVLVVDIGGGTTDLSLVEVTEEDGNLTLNRIAVGEHILLGGDNMDLALAYRLKMKLAQEGKELQPWQVQAMTHACRDAKEALLNDAELQSVPIVVPSRGSKLLGATLKTELTQQEVQQTLVDGFFPKVAITEHPVQRNRGALTQMGLPYAQDAGITRHIAAFLSKQANALSVSGNGDAAPAQEYNPFAGMPGMGGEAPSADFIKPTAILFNGGVLKSTLLSNRLEETIGEWLIDAEAELPKRLTGTDLDLAVASGASYYGSVRRGQGVRIRGGIASSYYVGIESAMPAIPGMAPPMEALCVAPFGMEEGSSVDVPSQEFGLIIGQPVNFQFFGSTVRRDDLAGTHLDYWAPEELEELPEIQVTLPVSEGRREGEVVPVTLASRVTELGTLYLEAIAADNGQKWHVEFDVREDAKNDANEEQ; from the coding sequence ATGGAACACCAACAAACAACTGAATCTGTAGCAACTGAACAGACTCATCCAGCATTTAGCGTTGGTATTGACTTAGGTACCACGCACTGTGTGATGTCTTTCCTAGACACTCGCAACGAAGACGCGCAAGTTGAAGTGATGGCAATCCCTCAACTCACCGCGCCAGGTACTGTGGAAACTCGCAGCCAACTTGGCTCGTTCCTATACCAACCACACGAACATGAGATGGACGCATCATCTCGAGTACTGCCTTGGTCAACCGAGCCAAAAGCACTGGTTGGTGCTATTGCTCGTAACCTCGGTTCTAAAACGCCAATTCGTTTAATCGCGAGTGCGAAATCATGGCTTTGCCATGGTGGTGTCAACCGCCGTGATGCTTTCCTTCCTGCGGGCAGCCCAGAAGAAGTAGAAAAAGTATCGCCACTACGTGCAACTGAGCTGTACCTAGAGCATCTAACTGCTGCATGGAATCACGCCCACCCAAATGATCCGCTGCAAGAGCAAGATGTAACTATCACTGTTCCTGCATCATTTGACCCAGCAGCACGCGATTTAACCGCAGAAGCGGCGCGTAATGTTGGTCTTGCGCACCTTACTTTACTAGAAGAGCCACAAGCGGCACTTTACAACTGGATCGACAACAGCGGCGACAAATGGCGCGAACAAGTTGTCGTCGGTGATATCGTACTTGTAGTCGATATCGGTGGTGGTACCACTGACCTTTCTTTGGTTGAAGTAACTGAAGAAGATGGCAATCTAACGCTTAACCGTATTGCAGTAGGTGAACATATCCTACTGGGCGGTGACAACATGGATCTCGCGCTGGCTTACCGCCTAAAAATGAAACTGGCGCAAGAAGGCAAAGAGCTGCAACCATGGCAAGTTCAAGCGATGACTCACGCGTGTCGCGATGCAAAAGAAGCACTGCTTAACGATGCAGAGTTGCAATCAGTGCCAATCGTAGTACCAAGCCGTGGTTCAAAACTGCTTGGCGCAACGCTGAAAACTGAGCTAACCCAGCAAGAAGTACAACAAACTCTGGTTGATGGCTTCTTCCCGAAAGTGGCGATCACGGAGCACCCGGTACAACGTAACCGCGGCGCATTGACGCAAATGGGTCTGCCTTATGCACAAGACGCTGGCATTACTCGTCATATTGCAGCTTTCCTATCTAAGCAAGCTAATGCATTGTCTGTTTCAGGAAATGGCGACGCTGCACCAGCGCAAGAGTACAACCCATTTGCTGGCATGCCAGGTATGGGTGGTGAAGCGCCATCAGCGGACTTTATCAAACCAACAGCGATTCTATTCAACGGTGGTGTGCTTAAGTCAACGTTGCTATCAAACCGCTTAGAAGAAACGATTGGTGAGTGGCTGATTGACGCGGAAGCTGAGCTACCAAAACGCCTAACCGGCACTGATTTAGATCTTGCTGTGGCAAGCGGTGCTTCATACTACGGCTCTGTACGTCGTGGACAAGGTGTTCGTATTCGCGGTGGTATCGCATCAAGCTACTACGTGGGTATTGAAAGCGCGATGCCAGCGATTCCAGGCATGGCACCACCAATGGAAGCGCTTTGTGTGGCACCATTTGGCATGGAAGAAGGCTCAAGTGTTGATGTACCAAGCCAAGAGTTTGGTCTTATTATCGGTCAACCGGTTAACTTCCAATTCTTCGGTTCAACAGTACGTCGTGATGATCTAGCAGGTACTCACCTTGATTACTGGGCGCCAGAAGAGCTTGAAGAGCTACCTGAGATTCAAGTAACGCTGCCAGTATCCGAAGGTCGCCGTGAAGGTGAAGTGGTTCCAGTAACCCTAGCCTCTCGTGTAACCGAGCTTGGCACGCTATACCTTGAAGCGATTGCCGCAGACAACGGTCAAAAATGGCACGTTGAGTTTGACGTCCGCGAAGACGCGAAAAACGACGCAAACGAAGAACAATAA
- a CDS encoding DUF2760 domain-containing protein: MTFDLQMIPQTFDMLHAGLAASSVLLLLVAVSRKSKVIEKVVEKPVEKIVEVEKPVEKIVEVEKIVEVEKVIEKVVEVESKLATANTDSAMQLLSIMQQEARLIDFLKEDLTSFSDEEVGAAARVIHTGGQKVLADYVTLEHIRNEEEETRITVEEGFNPQQVRLTGNVTGQAPFSGTLVHKGWKATDMKLPKLAENYDASVIAPAEVEL; this comes from the coding sequence ATGACGTTCGATTTACAAATGATTCCTCAAACGTTCGATATGCTGCACGCAGGTCTTGCTGCATCAAGTGTTCTATTACTTCTTGTCGCGGTGTCGCGCAAATCCAAAGTGATTGAGAAAGTGGTCGAAAAACCGGTTGAGAAAATCGTTGAGGTTGAAAAACCAGTCGAAAAGATCGTTGAAGTAGAAAAGATTGTTGAAGTTGAAAAAGTGATTGAAAAAGTTGTTGAAGTTGAATCAAAACTTGCAACAGCAAACACAGATTCAGCGATGCAGCTACTTTCTATCATGCAACAAGAAGCGCGCTTAATTGACTTCCTAAAAGAAGACCTGACGTCATTCTCTGATGAAGAAGTTGGCGCTGCGGCTCGCGTTATCCACACTGGCGGTCAAAAAGTACTGGCTGACTACGTAACGCTTGAGCACATTCGTAACGAAGAAGAAGAAACTCGCATTACAGTTGAAGAAGGTTTCAACCCACAGCAAGTACGCCTAACAGGCAATGTGACTGGTCAAGCTCCGTTTAGCGGCACGCTAGTACACAAAGGCTGGAAAGCGACTGATATGAAGCTGCCAAAATTGGCTGAAAACTATGACGCTTCTGTAATTGCACCAGCTGAGGTAGAGCTGTAA
- a CDS encoding Hsp70 family protein has product MASPRFLVGIDLGTTNTVVAYCEITDDLQQSEVSLFAIDQLIGAGEVVRKPLLPSFRYHPAVGQISPSDLTLPWQNQPVAGDIEHVIIGEWARELGAKVEGRQVSSAKSWLSHQAVDRSSDILPWAGASDVEKVSPVVASASYLNHIRQAWNYRNPSNKLEDQDVVVTVPASFDETARKLTLEAAALAGLNKIVLLEEPQAVCYDWYARHQQTAADELKQLPLILVCDVGGGTTDLSLIEASFAADNGDELALNRIGVGEHLMLGGDNLDLALAHLAESRFNQNKKLNAASLTKLIQQTRKAKENLLSANAPEQVKITMLGSGSKLLGGTKSIDLNKAEVHQIALDGFFPISDFAELPDKRRSAVVEFGLPYVADPAVSKHVAEFLTQHQQVSRAALGIEDDKQTAIPVGLLLNGGVFNSELITDRVTTLLENWRGGDITVLDNPHPDWSVALGAVAFGKARRGAQLKIGGGAARSYFLHLQEKNKLGKALCLLAKGTEEGQEIRLSGRRFSLTLGEPVRFNLLTSTHDTLSNQTAIQNGVMVNVDPDLFQPLPPYISTLDSEGVELHANQKERVEVLLACQLTEVGTLKMECVSTQDESKRWALEFEVRNQQAAEEEQDLHPRLSECKELISRIYSANKKSAENNEIKTLAKDLEKRLGQRDEWDFTTLRQLFDAFATGRKRRRRSEQHEKNWLRLAGFSLRPGFGDATDGWRIEQVWSLYQQGIQFKNHQGWTDWWVFWRRIAGGLNQEQQETILADIAKYLHPGAMKNPQSAKAAQDMGYESMVRLSASLEQLDVEDKVLLSSWFLSKAINHNQFQQAHWWALGRLASRTPLYGSQHNVVSREQAEQWLPKILEQNWQKEPMIAFAAVMICRKTGDRLFDISDDYRQQVLAKLKQSKVPESWLELVAEVKELSATESKRVFGDALPSGLTLVNH; this is encoded by the coding sequence ATGGCATCTCCTCGTTTTCTCGTTGGTATTGACCTTGGTACCACCAATACTGTGGTGGCTTACTGTGAAATTACTGACGACCTACAACAATCCGAAGTCTCCCTATTTGCTATCGACCAGCTGATTGGCGCTGGTGAAGTGGTGCGTAAGCCGCTCCTGCCCTCTTTTCGTTACCATCCGGCTGTTGGGCAAATCTCACCAAGCGATCTCACCCTGCCTTGGCAAAACCAGCCAGTTGCCGGTGATATTGAACATGTGATCATTGGTGAATGGGCACGAGAGTTGGGCGCCAAAGTCGAAGGTCGCCAAGTTTCCAGTGCAAAAAGCTGGCTATCACACCAAGCGGTTGACCGCAGCTCAGATATTCTGCCTTGGGCAGGCGCTAGCGATGTTGAGAAAGTCTCACCGGTAGTCGCCAGTGCCAGCTACTTAAATCACATCCGCCAAGCGTGGAACTACCGTAACCCAAGCAACAAACTCGAAGACCAAGATGTGGTTGTGACAGTGCCAGCCTCATTTGATGAGACGGCGCGAAAACTCACCTTGGAAGCAGCAGCACTGGCAGGCTTAAATAAAATCGTCTTGCTTGAAGAACCGCAGGCTGTTTGTTACGACTGGTACGCTCGCCACCAGCAAACCGCTGCCGATGAACTGAAACAACTACCGCTGATTTTGGTGTGTGACGTGGGCGGTGGTACCACCGACTTAAGTTTGATTGAAGCCAGTTTTGCTGCCGACAATGGCGATGAGCTCGCACTGAACCGTATTGGCGTGGGCGAGCACCTTATGCTTGGTGGTGATAACCTCGACCTAGCCCTGGCTCACCTTGCGGAAAGTCGCTTCAATCAAAATAAGAAGCTTAATGCAGCCAGCCTTACCAAGCTGATTCAGCAAACGCGCAAAGCAAAAGAAAACCTGCTGTCAGCTAACGCACCTGAGCAAGTGAAAATCACTATGCTTGGTAGCGGTTCGAAGCTGCTTGGCGGCACTAAAAGTATCGATTTGAACAAAGCCGAAGTGCACCAAATCGCACTGGATGGCTTCTTCCCTATCAGCGATTTTGCTGAACTGCCAGATAAACGCCGCAGCGCGGTGGTTGAGTTCGGTCTGCCTTACGTGGCAGATCCGGCGGTCAGTAAGCATGTGGCGGAGTTCTTAACTCAGCATCAGCAAGTGTCTCGCGCAGCGCTGGGCATTGAAGATGACAAACAAACCGCGATTCCAGTCGGCTTGTTGCTTAACGGTGGTGTATTCAACAGTGAACTCATTACCGATCGCGTCACTACCTTACTAGAAAACTGGCGCGGCGGTGACATCACTGTACTCGATAACCCACACCCAGATTGGTCAGTAGCACTCGGTGCGGTCGCCTTTGGTAAAGCTCGCCGTGGTGCGCAGCTTAAAATCGGTGGCGGCGCGGCGCGCTCTTACTTCTTGCATCTACAAGAGAAAAACAAGCTTGGTAAAGCGCTCTGTTTACTGGCTAAAGGCACTGAAGAAGGTCAAGAGATCCGCTTAAGTGGTCGCCGTTTCTCGCTAACACTTGGCGAGCCAGTACGCTTTAATTTGCTGACATCGACTCACGATACGCTTAGCAATCAGACCGCAATCCAAAACGGTGTGATGGTTAACGTCGATCCAGACCTATTCCAGCCACTGCCACCTTATATTTCGACCTTGGACAGCGAAGGGGTGGAACTGCACGCCAACCAAAAAGAGCGCGTTGAAGTCCTACTTGCTTGTCAACTTACCGAAGTGGGCACCTTGAAGATGGAGTGCGTTTCAACTCAGGACGAGAGCAAACGCTGGGCGCTGGAATTTGAAGTGCGTAACCAACAAGCTGCCGAAGAAGAGCAGGATCTGCACCCGCGTTTAAGCGAGTGTAAAGAGCTGATTAGCCGTATCTACAGCGCCAATAAAAAGAGTGCTGAAAACAACGAAATCAAGACGCTGGCTAAAGATCTGGAAAAACGCCTTGGTCAGCGTGATGAATGGGACTTCACTACATTACGCCAACTGTTTGATGCTTTTGCCACCGGTCGTAAACGTCGTCGTCGCTCTGAGCAACATGAGAAAAACTGGCTACGACTGGCTGGCTTCTCACTTCGCCCGGGCTTTGGTGATGCCACCGATGGCTGGCGCATCGAACAGGTGTGGAGCCTATACCAACAGGGTATCCAGTTTAAAAACCATCAAGGTTGGACAGACTGGTGGGTGTTCTGGCGCCGCATTGCCGGCGGCTTAAATCAAGAGCAGCAAGAAACCATCCTGGCAGATATCGCCAAATATCTGCACCCTGGTGCGATGAAAAACCCACAATCTGCCAAAGCGGCGCAAGATATGGGTTATGAATCGATGGTACGTCTATCAGCCTCCTTAGAGCAATTGGATGTGGAAGATAAAGTGCTGCTGAGCAGTTGGTTCTTAAGTAAAGCCATCAACCACAATCAGTTCCAACAAGCGCACTGGTGGGCGTTAGGTCGCCTTGCGTCGCGTACGCCACTTTATGGCAGCCAACACAATGTGGTGAGCCGTGAGCAAGCGGAACAATGGCTACCTAAGATACTCGAGCAAAACTGGCAGAAAGAGCCGATGATTGCCTTCGCGGCGGTCATGATTTGTCGTAAAACGGGCGATCGCCTGTTCGATATTTCTGATGACTACCGCCAGCAAGTATTGGCAAAGCTTAAACAGAGCAAAGTGCCGGAATCATGGCTAGAGTTGGTTGCTGAAGTCAAAGAGCTGTCTGCAACTGAGTCAAAACGTGTCTTTGGTGATGCCCTGCCAAGCGGCTTAACCTTAGTCAATCATTAA
- a CDS encoding thiol:disulfide interchange protein DsbA/DsbL, with translation MKKIFALFASLAVAFSVQATTFTEGDYYTVIDQPKADQPTVTEYFSFYCPHCYQFESIVKNLKPALADDVTFEKVHVGFMGGPMAEPMVKAYATMVQLQVEDSMVPKMFEQIHILRKAPQNEEQLREVFTKNGVSASAFDLAYNSNAVEEKLEEYNERFKDSTLRGVPAVVVNNKYIVVANKVKSFDEYNQLVNYLLTL, from the coding sequence ATGAAGAAAATTTTTGCCCTATTCGCCTCGCTCGCGGTTGCTTTTTCAGTACAAGCAACAACTTTCACTGAAGGTGATTACTATACGGTTATCGATCAACCAAAAGCAGACCAGCCGACCGTTACTGAGTACTTCTCTTTCTACTGCCCGCACTGCTACCAGTTCGAATCAATCGTTAAAAACCTCAAGCCAGCACTGGCTGACGATGTCACGTTTGAAAAAGTGCATGTTGGTTTTATGGGCGGTCCGATGGCTGAGCCTATGGTCAAGGCTTACGCGACTATGGTGCAGCTACAAGTCGAAGACAGCATGGTTCCAAAGATGTTTGAGCAAATCCACATCCTACGCAAAGCACCACAAAACGAAGAGCAACTGCGTGAAGTGTTCACGAAAAACGGTGTCAGTGCTAGCGCGTTTGACCTGGCTTACAACAGCAATGCCGTTGAAGAAAAACTGGAAGAATACAACGAACGCTTTAAAGACAGCACGCTACGCGGTGTGCCTGCGGTGGTGGTTAACAACAAATACATTGTGGTGGCGAACAAAGTTAAAAGCTTTGACGAGTACAACCAGTTAGTCAATTACCTACTGACTCTGTAA
- a CDS encoding sensor domain-containing diguanylate cyclase, with translation MDKKWLYSSLVFLVAMLVTFLVAVYSYQMQLSYGKRIFESLAERQTEILKEFIDNDLDQIGAGANFFYSVDPSQWGQFQTFANEVIADSNTLITLQWMQKVEKKDIPQFLAQARQENPEFELYTVPKDKSLTYGYIMPAGEPIYVARDIYPVNPVNQKVLGFYDARMRFQLILDNIRAHQKVSVSDKVRLLQDGHDKATKKDGILVYHPVFDRNNDQNLIGVVIGVIRTSSYFDGLMTRTAAKTQLEVRVVDLGFDAEDDPVLFESKNWQQSSGYEISTKIELPNREWRICFRLTEDITVNDQLVLSAITIGGFVIALLLSYIMFLQVRAQSHLESLLEDRTEELRFMVNHDALTGIYNRRAFNDLIANAIEEDRPFALAGFDIDKFKSINDSYGHPGGDQVLAHVANTVKRYLHPDDHLVRLGGDEFCIISSLVDVEELRRYLEGIRQAMCDHTTQIGTHAVTCTLSIGAVIRKDEDAEQIMQLADAQLYLSKEAGRNCVTIAQEVDEQS, from the coding sequence ATGGATAAAAAATGGCTGTACAGTTCTCTGGTATTTTTAGTCGCGATGCTCGTTACTTTTCTCGTTGCGGTTTACTCATACCAGATGCAGCTCAGCTACGGCAAACGCATATTTGAGAGTTTAGCGGAACGACAAACCGAAATACTCAAAGAATTTATTGATAACGATTTAGATCAAATTGGCGCTGGAGCGAACTTTTTTTATTCTGTTGACCCATCTCAATGGGGGCAGTTTCAAACCTTTGCTAATGAGGTAATCGCTGACTCGAATACCCTGATTACTTTGCAATGGATGCAAAAAGTCGAAAAGAAAGATATTCCACAATTTTTAGCGCAAGCTCGTCAGGAAAACCCAGAGTTTGAGCTTTATACGGTTCCCAAAGATAAATCGTTAACTTACGGCTATATCATGCCCGCAGGTGAACCGATTTATGTTGCCCGCGATATTTACCCTGTCAATCCAGTAAACCAAAAGGTACTGGGCTTTTATGATGCCCGTATGCGTTTTCAATTGATTCTCGATAATATACGCGCACACCAAAAAGTCAGTGTTTCCGATAAAGTCCGCCTGCTACAAGATGGTCATGACAAAGCCACTAAAAAAGATGGCATCTTGGTTTACCATCCAGTGTTTGACCGTAACAATGATCAAAATTTAATTGGGGTGGTGATTGGTGTTATTCGCACTTCAAGTTATTTCGATGGTTTAATGACGCGCACTGCAGCGAAAACGCAGCTGGAAGTGCGTGTGGTTGATCTCGGCTTTGATGCGGAAGATGACCCAGTATTGTTTGAAAGTAAAAACTGGCAGCAATCCTCGGGCTATGAAATTTCGACCAAGATTGAATTACCTAATCGTGAGTGGCGTATTTGCTTTCGTTTGACTGAAGACATTACCGTGAACGATCAACTTGTTCTCTCAGCCATTACCATCGGTGGTTTTGTTATTGCTCTATTGCTTAGTTACATCATGTTTTTGCAAGTTAGAGCGCAGTCGCACCTTGAATCATTATTAGAGGATCGTACAGAAGAACTACGATTTATGGTTAATCACGATGCGCTGACCGGCATTTATAACCGACGTGCGTTTAATGACTTAATTGCTAATGCGATTGAAGAGGATCGCCCGTTTGCTCTTGCTGGCTTCGACATTGATAAGTTTAAGAGTATTAACGATAGTTACGGTCACCCTGGTGGCGATCAAGTGCTTGCGCATGTGGCAAATACCGTAAAACGTTATTTGCACCCTGATGATCATTTGGTTCGTCTTGGTGGTGATGAGTTTTGTATTATTAGCAGCCTGGTTGATGTTGAAGAATTACGTCGCTATTTGGAGGGTATTCGCCAAGCGATGTGTGACCATACCACGCAGATTGGTACACATGCCGTGACGTGCACTTTGAGCATTGGTGCAGTAATTCGTAAAGATGAAGATGCTGAGCAAATCATGCAACTTGCTGATGCGCAGCTCTATTTAAGCAAGGAAGCGGGGCGAAATTGCGTCACAATTGCCCAAGAAGTCGACGAACAGTCATGA
- a CDS encoding DNA-3-methyladenine glycosylase I, producing MNLEHFDAIYQRAAERKGGEAQLEAMLSTPLSKEALAAIPDDRWLSAFSMKVFQSGMSWKVVRNKWSNFEELFFGFKIGPLLMLSDEQWEAKSTDKRIIRHHSKVMSIAANAQMIYEAGIAHGSFATTVANWSSDDITGLWLYLKKHGQRLGGNTGPYSLRQMGVDTFILSGDVEAYLRSYKIIEGGKDTKRSLAQCNQAFAHWQQQSGRSLTHISQIIAFSCGDNRL from the coding sequence ATGAATTTAGAGCACTTTGACGCCATCTATCAACGAGCAGCAGAGCGTAAAGGTGGCGAAGCGCAACTCGAAGCGATGCTCAGCACCCCACTGAGCAAAGAAGCACTGGCGGCTATTCCAGATGATCGTTGGTTGTCTGCATTCTCAATGAAAGTGTTCCAAAGTGGCATGAGTTGGAAAGTAGTTCGCAATAAATGGTCAAACTTTGAAGAGCTATTTTTCGGCTTTAAAATCGGACCACTGTTGATGTTATCCGATGAACAGTGGGAAGCGAAATCGACCGATAAACGCATTATTCGCCACCACAGTAAAGTGATGTCTATCGCCGCTAATGCGCAGATGATTTATGAAGCGGGTATCGCTCATGGCTCATTCGCAACCACGGTAGCAAACTGGTCTAGTGACGATATCACTGGACTGTGGCTCTATCTGAAAAAGCATGGTCAACGTTTGGGGGGTAATACAGGTCCTTATTCGCTGCGCCAAATGGGTGTGGATACCTTTATTCTCTCTGGTGATGTAGAAGCCTACTTACGCAGCTACAAAATTATCGAAGGCGGTAAAGACACCAAACGCTCACTTGCTCAGTGCAATCAAGCCTTTGCTCATTGGCAGCAACAAAGCGGTCGAAGTCTCACCCACATCAGCCAAATCATTGCATTTAGCTGCGGTGATAATCGCCTGTAA